In the Desulfitobacterium hafniense DCB-2 genome, CCAACCCGGTCCTCTCGTACTAGGGTCAGTTCCTCTCAAATTTCCTGCGCCTGCGACGGATAGGGACCGAACTGTCTCACGACGTTCTGAACCCAGCTCACGTACCGCTTTAATGGGCGAACAGCCCAACCCTTGGGACCTACTACAGCCCCAGGATGCGATGAGCCGACATCGAGGTGCCAAACCTCCCCGTCGATATGGACTCTTGGGGGAGATAAGCCTGTTATCCCCAGGGTAGCTTTTATCCGTTGAGCGATGGCCCTTCCACTCGGTACCACCGGATCACTAAGCCCGACTTTCGTCCCTGCTCGACTTGTTGGTCTCGCAGTCAAGCTCCCTTGTGCCTTTACACTCTTCGCGCGATTTCCATCCGCGCTGAGGGAACCTTTGGGCGCCTCCGTTACTCTTTAGGAGGCGACCGCCCCAGTCAAACTGCCCACCTGACACGGTCCTCAACCCCGATTCAGGGGCCTAAGTTAGAACTTCAGTACAAAAAGAGTGGTATCCCACGGTTGACTCCACCAAGGCTGGCGCCCTAGCTTCTCAGTCTCCCACCTATCCTGTACATTTTATACCAAAGTCCAATGTCAAGCTACAGTAAAGCTCCATGGGGTCTTTCTGTCCTGTCGCAGGTAACCCGCATCTTCACGGGTATTACAATTTCGCCGAGTCCCTCGTTGAGACAGTGTCCAGATCGTTACGCCTTTCGTGCGGGTCAGAACTTACCTGACAAGGAATTTCGCTACCTTAGGACCGTTATAGTTACGGCCGCCGTTTACTGGGGCTTCAATTCAAAGCTTCGCCTTACGGCTAACCTCTCCTCTTAACCTTCCAGCACCGGGCAGGCGTCAGCTCCTATACTTCTCTTTTCAGATTGGCAGGAACCTGTGTTTTTGATAAACAGTCGCCTGGACCTCTTCTCTGCGGCTCTACTTGCATAGAGCACCCCTTCTCCCGAAGTTACGGGGTCATTTTGCCGAGTTCCTTAACGAGGGTTTTCTCGCGCGCCTTAGGATTCTCTCCTTACCTACCTGTGTCGGTTTGCGGTACGGGCACTCACTTGCTCACTAGAGGCTTTTCTTGACAGCTTGGAGTCAGTTACTTCGCTACTTATTTCGCTCCCCATCACCCTTCAGAAACTCGCGAGACGGATTTGCCTATCTCACTTCCTATGGGCTTGGGCGTGCTCGACCAACGGCACGCTTAACCTATCCTTCTGTGTCACCCCATCGCTCAAACGCTCCTGAGTGGTACTGGAATTTCAACCAGTTGTCCATCGCCTACGCTTTTCGCCTCGGCTTAGGTCCCGACTTACCCTGGGCGGACGAGCCTTCCCCAGGAATCCTTAGGTTTTCGGCGGGTGAGATTCTCACTCACCTTTTCGCATACTCATACCGGCATTCTCACTTCTATTCACTCCACCCAACCTCACAGTTGAACTTCTCAGTAAATAGAACGCTCCCCTACCCCTGCACACATCGTGTGCAAGCCATAGCTTCGGTGATACGCTTGAGCCCCGTTACATTTTCGGCGCAGAACCACTCGACCAGTGAGCTATTACGCACTCTTTAAATGGTGGCTGCTTCTAAGCCAACATCCTGGTTGTCTATGCAATTCCACATCCTTTTCCACTTAGCGTATACTTGGGGACCTTAGCTGATGGTCTGGGCTGTTTCCCTTTTGACTATGAAGCTTATCCCCCACAGTCTGACTCCCAATCTAAAATTCTTGGCATTCTGAGTTTGATAAGGTTCGGTAACCCGGTAAGGCCCCTAGCCTATTCAGTGCTTTACCGCCAAGAATCATCCATTGAGGCTAGCCCTAAAGCTATTTCGGGGAGAACCAGCTATCTCCGTGTTCGATTGGAATTTCTCCCCTACCCACAGCTCATCCCCTGCCTTTTCAACGACAGTGAGTTCGGGCCTCCAGTGGGTTTTACCCCACCTTCACCCTGTCCATGGGTAGATCACACGGTTTCGGGTCTACAGCATGTAACTTATTCGCCCTGTTCAGACTCGCTTTCGCTCCGGCTCCGACTTCTCGTCTTAACCTTGCTACATACCGTAACTCGCCGGTTCATTCTACAAAAGGCACGCCATCACACCTCTTGGGTGCTTTGACTGCTTGTAAGCGTACGGTTTCAGGTTCTCTTTCACTCCCCTCCCGGGGTGCTTTTCACCTTTCCCTCACGGTACTGGTTCGCTATCGGTCGCTAAGGAGTATTTAGCCTTGGGAGGTGGTCCTCCCTGCTTCCCACGGGGTTTCACGTGTCCCGCGGTACTCAGGATCCCTTCACAGTCTGTCTCTCTTTCGCCTACAGGGGTGTTACCTGCTTTGCCCGGCCTTTCCAGACCTCTTCGACTAGAGATTCAGACCTAATAGAAGGTCCTACAACCCCAACCCCCGAAGGGATTGGTTTGGGCTGGTCCCGTTTCGCTCGCCGCTACTCAGGGAATCGATGATTCTTTCTCTTCCTCCGGGTACTTAGATGTTTCAGTTCCCCGGGTTGTCTTCGTTAACCTATGAATTCAGTTCACGATATCCAGATATGACTCTGGATGGGTTGCCCCATTCGGATATCCACGGATCAAAGCATGCTTACTGCTCCCCGTGGCGTTTCGCCGCTCGCCGCGTCCTTCTTCGACTCTTAGCGCCTAGGCATCCACCGTACGCCCTTAGTAGCTTGACCAAACGTCTCCGCCACTTCTAGGTTTGTTGATGTTATCCTAAATTACAGTTTTTTCTTCTCTGTGCAGTTTTCAAAGAACATTAGAGAAACCAAGTATATGATGGTGGAGGTAAGCGGGATCGAACCGCTGACCCCCTGCTTGCAAGGCAGGTGCTCTCCCAGCTGAGCTATACCCCCATATAATTTTATGGTCCCTCAAAACTAAACAACAAGTAGCTTTTAACTTCAAACAGCTTCATTTCTCGCATTTAACAGGTTTCCCTGCTTTGCCTCTTCGGCATTTCGAAGTCCTCTCAGACTTCTCCAGCTTTGAACCATTTCATGTCATCTCTGACCTGACTTACTTCAAAGCATCGACCTTAGGATATGCTCACTTCCAGAGTGAACATGGCTCCTTAGAAAGGAGGTGATCCAGCCGCACCTTCCGATACGGCTACCTTGTTACGACTTCACCCCAATCATCGGCCCCACCTTCGACGGCTAGCTCCCTTTCGGGTTACCTCACCGGCTTCGGGTGTTGCAGACTTTCGTGGTGTGACGGGCGGTGTGTACAAGGCCCGGGAACGTATTCACCGCAGTATGCTGACCTGCGATTACTAGCGATTCCGACTTCATGTTCTCGAGTTGCAGAGAACAATCCGAACTGAGACCAGCTTTCTCGGATTGGCTTCACCTCACGGCTTCGCTTCCGTCTGTACTGGCCATTGTAGCACGTGTGTAGCCCAAGACATAAGGGGCATGATGATTTGACGTCATCCCCACCTTCCTCCGGTTTGTCACCGGCAGTCTGTCTAGAGTGCTCACCATTACGCGTTAGCAACTAAACATAGGGGTTGCGCTCGTTGCGGGACTTAACCCAACATCTCACGACACGAGCTGACGACAACCATGCACCACCTGTCTCATAGCTCCCCGAAGGGCACTCCCATGTTTCCACAGGATTCTATGGATGTCAAGCCTTGGTAAGGTTCTTCGCGTTGCGTCGAATTAAACCACATGCTCCACCGCTTGTGCGGGCCCCCGTCAATTCCTTTGAGTTTCAACCTTGCGGCCGTACTCCCCAGGCGGAGTGCTTAGTGTGTTAACTGCGGCACAGAAGGGGTCGATACCCTCTACACCTAGCACTCATCGTTTACGGCGTGGACTACCAGGGTATCTAATCCTGTTTGCTCCCCACGCTTTCGCGCCTCAGCGTCAGTTACAGTCCAGAAAGTCGCCTTCGCCACTGGTGTTCCTCCACATATCTACGCATTTCACCGCTACACGTGGAATTCCACTTTCCTCTCCTGTCCTCAAGATACCCAGTTTCCGATGCAGTCCCAGGGTTGAGCCCTAGGTTTTCACACCAGACTTAAGTATCCGCCTACGCGCCCTTTACGCCCAATGATTCCGGACAACGCTTGCCCCCTACGTATTACCGCGGCTGCTGGCACGTAGTTAGCCGGGGCTTCCTCCTCAGGTACCGTCATGTAAGTACATTCTTTACATACTTACCGTTCGTCCCTGAAGACAGTACTTTACAACCCGAAGGCCTTCGTCGTACACGCGGCGTTGCTCCGTCAGACTTTCGTCCATTGCGGAAGATTCCCCACTGCTGCCTCCCGTAGGAGTCTGGGCCGTGTCTCAGTCCCAGTGTGGCCGTTCACCCTCTCAGGCCGGCTACTGATCGTCGCCTTGGTAGGCCTTTACCCCACCAACTAGCTAATCAGACGCGGATCCATCTACTAACGATAGCATCTTCAGAGGCCATCTTTCCTTAATCAGTGATGCCACTAATTAAGCTTATCCGGTATTAGCCCTCGTTTCCAAGGGTTGTCCCGGTCTACTAGGTAGGTTATCCACGCGTTACTCACCCGTCCGCCACTAACTAATTCTTAACACTCAATCCTCAGTTCGAAACTCTCCTCAGTATGTAGGGGTGGCACTTTGAATAAAGCGTGGAGCGCTCTCTTCTTTCGCGCTCTCGCTGGCTCCTTACTAAGAACTCAGTGTTAAGAATTAGTCCGTTCGACTTGCATGTGTTAGGCACGCCGCCAGCGTTCGTCCTGAGCCAGGATCAAACTCTCCATAAAATTTATGAAGAACATTTGATTGCTCAAATTTCTTTACTCATTTGACGAGTCATTGGCTGTTCCTTGTTGTTTAGTTTTCAAAGACCAGGGACTATTTTGTCGTCCGCCGGTTATTGGCGGCGAAATTTATAATAGCATTTCTGACGAATTTCGTCAACAGTAAATTCGATTAAAATTTTAATTACCGTAATAATATTTTCAACATCCGGCGCAGCCATGGAGAAGATGCCATTGATCCTTTCTATAATTCAGACTGGCTGCGCAGCCCAAGCGTCTATTTTTTCTACTTTTATTTTGGGAGTAGCCAGCGCTTTTACATAAATCAAGGTGCAGCATGGCTCCTGCTTTGCTTTGAAAAAACGGTTTGAACAAAAAATAGAAATCGTTCAAACCGTTGCTATGATTAGGTTTGGAGCGGGTGATGGGAATCGAACCCACGTAGCTAGCTTGGAAGGCTAGTGCTCTACCATTGAGCTACACCCGCAGAATAAATATGGTGCGCTCGAAGGGATTCGAACCCCTGGCCTTCTGATTCGTAGTCAGACGCTCTATCCAGCTGAGCTACGAGCGCAAATTCTGTACGGCGTTACCGTACCGACAGTTATTGATTATAACCATAATTTTCTTCCAAGTCAATGGGAACTTGGAAGCTCGACCTGATTTATCAATTCTGCTAACCCTTATTGACCTCAAATATCCCAAATTTAATCTTAACTCCCTGGTTGCTGAACTTTTCTTCATATTCAGTCTTAATATTTTCGGTGAATTCACTTTGATGCAAATCAAAGGTTCTGTACTTTTCAATAAAGCCTTCCTCGGCAAAGTACCTTAAGCTATCTTTAAACAATTCATCATCATCTGTTTTAAACCATATTTCTGAATGGTCTTTCATAAGCTTTTTATAGACCGACAGAAATTGAGGATGTGTTAGTCTTTTGTGATGATGCCTTCGGCTGGGCCATGGATTGCAAAAATTAATATAGATCTTTTCTATCTGGTCATGCTTGAAGATACTCTCCAGCTTGGCAATATTCATAGGAATAACTCTTACATTATGGAGAGCCTTCTCATTAATTTTTCGCAGAGCTTTGACCAGCACCTCATCATAAAGATCGATAGCTATATAATTGATATGAGGGTTCAGCTCTGCACATTGATTGATAAACTGCCCCCGTCCGCATCCCAGTTCAAGATGAATAGGGTGATTATTGCCAAAGGCCTCCTGCCAATTTTCCTTATACTGCATAGGATTATAGATAACCTTAGGATCACTCTCCAGCTCAGGTCTTGCCCAGGCTTTTCGTCTAAGTCTCATGTCATTCTCCTCGATGTTCAAAAAATAAAAAAGTTCATAAAATAGCTATTGAAACCCTTGAAGCAAAGGACTATTCTGAGTAGTAGCTGAATCAATTTTTTGAATTATAAAACTTTCGGATTATCGCTTAGTCCAGACCGTTCTGCCGCAGGCCAGCTCCCTCTCTCCTGACTGATCAAGAACGCGATGCAGATATTGGAGTCCGGCACCCTTGGCTCCTTGGCCTTGGGACAGTATGTCCGTACCATATGGGGTTTCTTTCTTATAGATCACTTCCAGCCGTTGCAGCCTGTAATCTTTTAGAGACTCTTCAGATATCCCTTCCAACATCCACTCGACATACCGTGTATTGTTGACATGGCCATTGGTATCAATATCGCTTCTTCGGACATGAAACCTTAT is a window encoding:
- the trmB gene encoding tRNA (guanosine(46)-N7)-methyltransferase TrmB, which encodes MRLRRKAWARPELESDPKVIYNPMQYKENWQEAFGNNHPIHLELGCGRGQFINQCAELNPHINYIAIDLYDEVLVKALRKINEKALHNVRVIPMNIAKLESIFKHDQIEKIYINFCNPWPSRRHHHKRLTHPQFLSVYKKLMKDHSEIWFKTDDDELFKDSLRYFAEEGFIEKYRTFDLHQSEFTENIKTEYEEKFSNQGVKIKFGIFEVNKG